gtatgctgTGACACTATtttgatgataataattatgtgCTTTGAATcatatgtgtattttgtttgcACTCTTGTAAACATTTCTGaaaattgttaaaaacattttgcactGATTGTGACTGAAAATGTTGATCCATCCGATTTTTTATACATTTGTCAATATTTTTGTCTGTATTGAAGTTAAAtccattttgaatgtttttttgtgtatatgaatgatatataaataatttctcCAACTTTAAtaagtgtttttgtgtttttattaaaaagtgcCTTGTCTACCAAAGTACTGCGAAAATATTATCTATTAAAATGACCCTTGTTTTCAAAGGTCACAATCAGATAAGTATTCTATAGAAAGACACAAAACTCTGGAAACATGTTCTCTGCCACTAGGTCTATCATACTGTAAAGTTTGAGCTATGTAtcttaaacaacaaaaaagttacaagctcccaaactttaacatttatcCGAATATCCTTGCCCACGTctatataatgaataaaacaaaaaccataaaactaaaaataaattaaagttaataaaataacttaaaaagtaaaaataaattaaagttaataaaagaaaataaaagaacatttattaattaatagaaatgaaataaaaaatgaattaaagttaataaaatcaaataaaattgttttacgaacttctaaatgtttttttttggtttggtctgtttttgtttttgtgttgttttttaaattatatttaaacattacataattaaatttgcaagacttgaaagaaattatttttaagtgcattatatgatgaattaatacaaattttaaaatgtacctacattcttttatttgttttatcagtcaCTTGATTAcaatttagcaggtgaattttttttttatcatgaccAGTAAAATTTGTATCCACTGGTCAGTATGGGAAGTCATTGTTTGttaattctagaacccctgatatacatacaaaagtagggctaatgaatattcaatcatggataattaatttttaaaatcaccaatcccatggttagtggatttttttttttaattctagaagACTTGGGTTTTACttttagataaatagatagtaattcattaatatgtattatctgtttGTGCTTAGTCTAATACTTTTATActtctttttcaaattattgttttgatattatggaaatatttaataataataaacattattaaaatctatcttaaaatatctcctTCTATAAGTGTACATGACACCCTCATATATTCCATTATGCATCTAAAAACaactggaaattaaaaaaaaaaaaaacattactggGGAGCATTCCCCCAAACTCCCCTAGCATTTTCGCACCCTTTGGGTGCTCAGTTAACatcaaactattttgccaaccctCTGAACAAAAATCCCTGGGAAAACACTGCATGGCATggtaaaaatgcaatttttgttttctagtcaaaatataattgtatatttacaattattttacaaatgaccattaaaaataaaatgtcttgctcttaaaatagttaataaaaatgtatgtgtgaTAATTTGTGTACTTGTACTACTTGTGAAAAGTATCTTGGATAAATCGAACCATGGACCAAAAACCGAAGGTAAAAACCCGAACCGTCCCATCCCTAGTCACAATACACCCTATGAGCTTTAGAATTATTAAAATGCATTGTTCATTGATGATCCACAGTATGGCCAAGTGTTCAGAGCGCTCGACTACATTACTGATGATTTGGAGTTCGAATCTAGACCATAGCACTACATTGTTTCTAGTGCTTAATCAAGTCAATGCATTATTCAATTGATAATGCTATTTCATTACCCCAAATGTGGGGAAAATTCAGAAATCTATCCGCTCAGTCACTTGTCTATGCACATTACTATCATTGAATAAACAtcccagtccaaaagcctttaATTAAGGGGGATAGCTCAATCACTTGTCTATGCACATTAATGGAAGTGCCCTGTCAGATAGTGAGCTGTGTATCCACTAGAATAGTTCAAGGGCATAGTTCCTCCCCTTTTCTCATCACaagttaacaaatgtttaattttaaaaaacaaatgtatgttaTGAACATTTCATAATCCAATATTTCCATGTAAACTCAATCCAGTACCCACAAAGGTTTCAATGGGCTGAATTCTTTCCAACTTAAAAATttcagaataaaattaaattattattttatttagcatTAGTTATGAGGAACTCTTGCTCATTTTAAAATtgatcagtgttcgagattaatgaTATCCccatatcccggggataccagattttaattttggatactaGACTttaagaacccagtatcccacctggataccatataatgttggggtttttaatccttAGCTTTTATTTTTCGtttaaacaatgaaagtcatcatttacggatgaagttaagtaacagtatttttgagCTCGTACCCAGACCAATGCTACGCCATAACAATATTTctcccaactcgtacccagtctaacgCTACACTGGGGACTTAGAACCGCTatgtcgctattgtttttgttgtgatgTTTCCTTCCAGTCTTAAGTGTTCCTTCATTAGGCCTAGTAATTTCAAAGTcgataaaaaaaacactgaaaaggCAAGTagccattataaaatgttttcaactaatacagcgtttttatttattaaaattaaaattggcttGCTTGCTCTATTTAAATGTTAGGTAACCATATCCaaaagtgggatactaaattctcagatgggataccagattttgaaatgttattatccaactgggatactgcccaaaacattttaatctcgaacactgttgaTTCTTTTTTCCAGATATTGCTGAAGTTTTAAGCAAGAAGGATGTTAATGGAAAGCCATTATACTACATACATTATGAAGACTGTGAGTATTTAACTATATCTCGTGCCCCCAAAAAATTTAAGTAATTTTAGCAACATGTTCAGTTTTGCTTCATgtaaaaggaaaagaaaagcagtgcacattttgttcagtaacGTGTCATGATTTGCtacacaaatttcagagattTCTACACAATTCTGTAACATTAACTACAAGTTTCGAATCTTTTAAGTTCTAGATTAGAACCCGTGTACTTAATTCTccaatttctttatttttttattttatattttaatgtgaatTTTTCAACTTGTTACAGTCAATAAACTACTTGATAAATGGATTATTTCTGTGTCTTTCACAAACACGCTGAGACTTAGGTTTTCATTGTGGTTCATATTAGCTTTTGTTGTACTGATATTTCTAGTCTTGTTTGTGTtagttatataaaattaaacagcgcacaatatattaaaaatgtatgtgttgtttgtttaaaacaaagtaCCAACTTTCTTGACATGCGGTAACCTAGTGACCTAAATAACCATTCTCAACGTATTTAGTTGCCTGAAatacggaaatgttttatttaacgatgcactcaacacattttatttacggatatatggtgtcagacatatggttaaggaccacacagatattgagagaggaaacccactgtcgccacttcatggactactcttcaattagcagcaagggatcttttatatgcaccatcccatagacagaatagcacataccacagcctttgttacaccagtcgtcttgcgctggctggagcgagaaacagcacaatgggcccactgacggagatcgatcccaaactgacagcGCATTaaacaaatgctttaccactgggctatgtcttgccCTTTTAGTTGCCTGACTACATATGGTTccataaattgtttatttttgtggggttttttttaggaataAACGACCTGTTAAACGGGTTATCTTTGTGTCTTTTCTTAATGTGATTTTTACAAATTCATTACAGTCAATAAGCGACTTGATGAATGGGTTCCAGAAGAACGCATGGACCTTGGAAAGCTGGAACTACCCAAGAAGGATGCCAAGACCCCCAAGAAGGAGCCAGGAAAAGTGGGAAATGAATCAATGCCTAGCAGCCCAGAGAGAGATTTGATGGTATTGGATGTACTAGTATtgaaactttactttaaaaatcATGATGGCCAGCAGGGCCACTTAAAAGTTAAGATAAGGAGTTACTGGTCCTTGTAACTAAAGCTCAAATTGCatgatcttaaagggacagaccctagtttttaaacactaaggcatattttttcactattagagccgtttatgatcactgaaatcaaacattacttatattttattctttagattatccatttctgtagaaCCATATagattctggtcatcctggtgtttctaatgccaataaaatgcatttttcatatttttaaaaacacacatgcatctgagaagtagcagcttattgatttgagttctagtctatttttaaggatattccccggtttcttctttcactctattataactttattcaaatgagttacagcttcgtaaattaactaaacttggtgtccattttctacaggttaaaactagggtctgcgcctatACCTGCCTACAATTTGTCATTGTAAACTCAATTGCATTGTTTAGATGTAACTGGTTGTCTTGAAATGATCTTTTTACTGTATTACATGTTCGATATTGAAAAGATACACATTTTACTTGGTGGTAGTCCGACTGACGTTCTTTATAGAATTCAGCGTCACTTTTAGCTGTTAAATGTCTGTTCGGCAATTGGGCAACTGCTAAGTTTTAACTCTGGTGTTTAGTTTATTGGGTTTCACATTGGTCTTTTTCACTGTTAAAGAAATGTAAAACATCTGGCTTATAAAGCAGAAAGAACAAAATGATCCTGCCCAAAATAGATGTGGTAGATCTAGAATAGGCCTTCTGTTGACTTGACAATAAAACCTCAATTGTTTATACATTACGGTTTTCTTACAACAGCTCTGTTAGTTAAAAACACCTTACAACAGCAGTcctaaaacagtttttaaagataatttatttattaacagtttatgATGCTTGGCCActttatacatatttaaaggTTACTATaatgacgtccaaaagaaacttcacaaggtttgaaattgtattatagaaaaccaacaaatggtatggtgggatatgaaagttcaacatctaaactTCACAATGTACTTCATGATACAagcaaagtgtttgtaaggtggtttctaaattggttcttttcaattagcCACAATTTTATTGAATtgttcaaattttatttatatatatatatatatatatatatatatatgtaaagattcttttggatgtcagtatatatactcaacaacgaaagtttagcaaatatttttatgacgtctaaatttgccatggttgaataaacttaaaagaaaaccagatCCTCCTcttgtgttaaggcaaaggttgatgagtttatgtggTTTCATAtgtgaataataattaataaaaataggttaatttatgaATGTTATGCCAtgtcttttaacattagctaaactttggttgagtatatattttgttaacagTTTATCATGTGTGTATTTGTCGAATGGACCAGCCACTTTGTATGTATTAAAGATGATTATATATGTTACcagtttgttgtttgtgtttgtagaATGGCTCGGCCACGAACCTGTTCACCATTCCGCTGATTGACAGCACCCCGATCCTGCCATCCGGCTGTAGTGGTGCCATGCTGGGCGGGGCCATGAAGAAATCTATAGGCAACAGCAGGAAACGCAAACTGGAGGAAGATGTAAGCATGCTGTGGTGACagaaatattgttaatacattGTAAACGCTTTTATTAAACTCTTGGGGCCCATTTTatatgaagcgatcttagcgctaaactcaccataagtgcatagctaaccgtatgcacttaaggtgatcttagcgctaagatcgttttGTAAAACGAAGCCCTAAAGatttatattttaagaatttCAGTTTAGGATAAGTAAGTGAATATTGAAGCATTATGTgcgtgggaaactgcatatttTATAAGACATTTAGAAAAAAgtcctttattaaaaaatttaccgtaaatgaaataaaatgacatgaaATTCAAAGAGTATTTTTATTTAGTCATCGTAGCCTTATAATTGTTTTGTCCTTCACcagacatccagtagccaatgtgtatttttgtgctggggtgtcgttaaacattaatttaaacattcattcattcattatcctTCATCTGTGACCTGTGGAGACTTTCATGTGCTTAAACCTTATTTCAGAATGATTCTTTGGATTCCACGCCTCAGTTGCCGAGACAGACGGGCAGCATGGTAGCTCACCACGATGACATTGTGACGCGTATGAAAAATATCGAACTCATCGAGATTGGGCGTTACAGAATAAAACCATGGTACTTCTCACCATACCCACAGGTAAGAGCCTACATTTTGGATTTTACATGATGGGGTTTTGCTATAGCACGGTTATTTTTTGCTTTAACATTcctgtcaaaattattattttaggctTAATGTTTTAGCTATATTAAGAAATCCAACTTTTGTAATTctagatttattattatgtatgaatAATGTAAATTCATTGAGAAAATAAGTAACGGTAGAAATAGAgctttaacattattttgagTTGGGGTAGTAATAGtaagtagtaatagcagtaggagtaagtagtagttgttgtagtagttatAGTAACAGTACAATTTTAAGATTGTAAGCTTCTTGCCAGCttgtaaatgttttcttttcttttcaggaGTTGACACATTCCCcaattgtatatatttgtgaATACTGTTTAAAATACCTCAAGAGTAACAAGTGCTTGGAGAGACATCTGGTGggtatttttttcaacatcATTATGGATGGGCTCTATGAATgtgatcattttaaaaatgtatcaccAATTTCGAAAACCATACGAAATCGAAAACCGTATTATTTTACTTCCGGGAATTTTGTAATGTCTGCACATGTTCGATCTTTGATACGACAAGAACTTCTTGTTAAGGAAGTTTActtaaaactaattttctttaaaatgtgggGGGAAAAGGTAAGAATAAGTTTTATGCACAGTGGAAtgtattattacagttaataaTGAATGCAATGCAAATGCATCTCTAAATAGCAACAGGTGCACAACGGAATCCACACAACCAAACATGTCTGCTAGCACTGCCAAATGAGTAATGATAGATCAATTCCGGATAGCCACTTTCAGATCACGTGACTGTCATGTTACTGTTTTCGCGGGGGAAAGCCGATTTTATGTTGTTGCTATTACGTCATAGTACGGTTTTTCaataatgcttttaaaatgacgtTTTCTTACCACCTGGTGCAATTTTTGATGGAACAGAGATAACATGTGACtatgtacttacctttttatacattttatttataaattgaaCAAGATAAACATTAATGTCATTAAATTGATAGCCTGACATGACTGAGCATGCACACCAGCCATTTCCTCTTAGTCGTACGGTTTTCGAATAAACGAGGATACATTCAATTGTCTTGAAAAAATAGTACAGTTCAGGTgatgaaattgttggggtttgtttgtcttttctttTGTATACAAAGAAAAcccaagaaagaaaacaaatactgaatatgtattaaatgtgaAGTGAGTGATTTATAGGGTCTATTcctgggcctaattcacaaaattCTCACAACTGttatctcacagtgcaatgctaaaagaatTACAAAGAGGacgctttgttgtctagcagagcctaacaGACCTTTGTGAAATAGGCCTCTGGTTAACATAACCATAGTTGCATGGTTGTAATAAACTAAATCTTTCTTgagttcatataattctaacctcTTGTATAATTGAATATTGATTGGTTGGTGAAAACTGGTTATAATATAAACCCAATGATCGGTGATATTTTAACTGTTTCCCAACATGAGATGAGTTATTGgagtgttgtgtgtttgttttcattgtaaGATTGTAACAaagcctttttgatgactaaaattatatattaaatttattttaataccaATTTCAATATTTAGAATACCAATGTCtctaaacaaggtgtttgttgccGTCTTAATGTTAGTTGtagcccaaagtggattttaTCTCCCAACAGTGAAATGAAATATGACTGCTAAAAACACTAAGTGCATATGACCACAaatacattggatatacagacactggtattctaaacaagaaaatttatttaatatgtgttTTTAGTCGCAAACAAAATCCAACTGTCTGAACATTTTAAATGGCTGCAGTCAGGACACTTCCTTTAAAGAAATGGTCGGGGTTTTGTTAGTAGAGTAAGAGtaaaatttactacaaataacaATGTCACTTTAACTTGTTAATTGTCATCTTTACtttatgttgttgtgtttttttgcagGCAAAGTGTATGTTCAGACATCCTCCAGGAAATGAAATCTACAGAAAGaatgaaatttcattttttgaaaTCGATGGCAGAAAAAACAAAGTATGTTGCTCATAGTGCTGTTTAGTAAAAGTAAAAATTTAGAGTACATAGTACATATGCAgtaaaatcactggcatgatgaTAGGTCTGTTGGAATAGACAGGAATTAGTACACTTCTGTGGTTTGGTGGAATtccaagaaaaattaaaaattaaaattatacagACATAATAGACATATAGAAATGGTACTAAAGTACtaatagatagaaatatgagatctatttacaattttactgcaaaacatgtaatatgaaacagactataacaccaagTTTGATATTGAACACCCCTGAGACAACCTCTCTGCTtagcttagtacttgtgatttcacctgtcaatGTAATCAATATAAACCTGgatgttatagtctgttccaaattacatatgttttgcagtaaaattgtaaatacatctcatatttcaatctataacaggtcatttattgtcattttttctaccggttgtttgaataccataacaggtcatgataatactgacacatctttatggtttttattccagggattttcatgaATAATATATGACTGAAAAATCACCtaggtataattttgattagtactttagtctTTGAATCAACTAACACCCATCTGTTCTATATCTAATTTTTTTCAGCCTTCCACCCACCCTTcataatgcctcaagatattgagctgaacttGTATTTAATTACTTTATCATATAGTTACAGACCAAGTTATAACTTTCATGAAGATTGGctaatttttgacagttatgttGCTTGAAAGTAGTAGATTTGCTTGGTAACCataggagacatgtattgctttaactcggtactctcagaatgcttgtcaACACAATTATTTAATCTTTTGTTGCAGACCTACGCACAAAACCTTTGTTTGCTGGCAAAGCTGTTTCTCGACCACAAGACACTTTATTACGACACCGATCCTTTTCTCTTCTACTGCATGTGTGTACAAGACAACCGAGGCTACCActtagtgggtttcttctcaaaggTGG
This DNA window, taken from Gigantopelta aegis isolate Gae_Host chromosome 4, Gae_host_genome, whole genome shotgun sequence, encodes the following:
- the LOC121370135 gene encoding histone acetyltransferase KAT5-like isoform X1 — its product is MLIVQYSGAIFTLNNIKLFICIVFFQIEITEGCRLPVLLKNGGGWHIAEVLSKKDVNGKPLYYIHYEDFNKRLDEWVPEERMDLGKLELPKKDAKTPKKEPGKVGNESMPSSPERDLMNGSATNLFTIPLIDSTPILPSGCSGAMLGGAMKKSIGNSRKRKLEEDNDSLDSTPQLPRQTGSMVAHHDDIVTRMKNIELIEIGRYRIKPWYFSPYPQELTHSPIVYICEYCLKYLKSNKCLERHLAKCMFRHPPGNEIYRKNEISFFEIDGRKNKTYAQNLCLLAKLFLDHKTLYYDTDPFLFYCMCVQDNRGYHLVGFFSKEKESTEDYNVACILTLPPYQRLGYGKLLIEFSYELSKGEGKTGSPEKPLSDLGLLSYRSYWSQTILEILLNMKPNEAGERPLITINDISEMTSIKKEDVISTLQHLNLINYYKGQYIITISNEQIDSHNRSMEKRTIRIDPKCLHWQPKDWSKRGKW
- the LOC121370135 gene encoding histone acetyltransferase KAT5-like isoform X2 — protein: MTIMAEAQIEITEGCRLPVLLKNGGGWHIAEVLSKKDVNGKPLYYIHYEDFNKRLDEWVPEERMDLGKLELPKKDAKTPKKEPGKVGNESMPSSPERDLMNGSATNLFTIPLIDSTPILPSGCSGAMLGGAMKKSIGNSRKRKLEEDNDSLDSTPQLPRQTGSMVAHHDDIVTRMKNIELIEIGRYRIKPWYFSPYPQELTHSPIVYICEYCLKYLKSNKCLERHLAKCMFRHPPGNEIYRKNEISFFEIDGRKNKTYAQNLCLLAKLFLDHKTLYYDTDPFLFYCMCVQDNRGYHLVGFFSKEKESTEDYNVACILTLPPYQRLGYGKLLIEFSYELSKGEGKTGSPEKPLSDLGLLSYRSYWSQTILEILLNMKPNEAGERPLITINDISEMTSIKKEDVISTLQHLNLINYYKGQYIITISNEQIDSHNRSMEKRTIRIDPKCLHWQPKDWSKRGKW